The proteins below are encoded in one region of Aspergillus nidulans FGSC A4 chromosome III:
- a CDS encoding uncharacterized protein (transcript_id=CADANIAT00006007), whose amino-acid sequence MAGGGTFEEEAPDYPSHHAQPPPGYGASAESVSGCPPQIAVRKRHQRPGKDVITNGEQSVHLGEMNIHRVLASSGSTSHIQPQNHPLDENRSASCSGAWNQNRCGALNNPPMPPIWDAAETKLSPALPGSIQDLRSPYSPKTSISSAGFDQDEPNIPSFSQGSSGNVPAGRPYLPSEYAAASAAAAEEARALKSKFTERFGSDRSISHALVDSHESDTSIPARRISIGWMSEGRRIGYGYTLVSPDSSSEPQEQTLRGPAGSGICKSINSPKGTPAGSIMSKNSVKQRSPTAKEDNQGLPKTDRSSFDISSILQKFNFSRWAASSFALKSSNDSDAGSRDSGGSSLFGILTNKKKVQQESNQATENPWEFCSWVRPMQTSGQQGPHQGSVGSSGHAEAQLLEKLATLRRRGGAWATRRKVSELARNLEKRADRAVANIAVSNRVPVAQRTATRVLRLKASASRERPRGVQINGTAYSGYQFDGHQSPQVRPPVRTSTGSSGDWDSLYEECLERCSIPE is encoded by the exons ATGGCCGGAGGAGGCACCTTTGAGGAGG AAGCACCGGATTACCCTAGTCATCATGCACAACCACCGCCGGGCTATGGCGCATCCGCAGAGTCCGTATCCGGCTGTCCTCCGCAAATCGCTGTTAGAAAACGACACCAGCGGCCCGGAAAAGACGTGATAACAAATGGCGAGCAGTCTGTGCACCTGGGCGAGATGAATATCCACAGGGTGCTCGCTTCTTCCGGATCCACTTCTCACATACAACCCCAGAATCACCCTTTAGATGAGAATCGTTCCGCTAGCTGCTCAGGGGCGTGGAATCAGAACAGATGTGGAGCGCTCAACAACCCACCAATGCCCCCAATCTGGGATGCAGCGGAGACGAAGCTGTCACCAGCGCTGCCTGGTTCCATTCAGGATTTGCGATCGCCGTACTCTCCGAAAACCAGCATATCATCCGCAGGCTTCGATCAGGATGAGCCGAACATTCCCAGTTTTTCTCAGGGCTCTTCTGGTAATGTACCAGCAGGACGGCCTTATCTGCCCTCTGAATACgcagctgcttctgctgctgctgctgaagaggctcgcGCATTAAAGAGCAAGTTTACTGAGCGGTTTGGATCAGATCGATCGATAAGCCACGCTTTGGTCGACTCACACGAAAGCGACACTAGCATTCCTGCTCGCAGAATAAGCATCGGATGGATGTCCGAAGGTCGACGAATTGGTTACGGATATACGCTTGTGTCGCCAGATAGTTCAAGCGAACCACAGGAACAAACACTCCGCGGACCTGCAGGGTCTGGAATTTGTAAATCCATCAATAGCCCTAAGGGGACACCCGCTGGCAGCATCATGAGCAAGAATTCTGTAAAGCAGAGGTCGCCTACGGCAAAAGAAGATAATCAAGGGCTTCCAAAAACGGACCGGTCGAGTTTTGACATATCATCTATCCTTCAGAAATTCAACTTTTCCCGCTGGGCGGCCTCGAGCTTTGCCCTGAAGTCAAGCAATGATAGTGACGCAGGAAGCCGTGATTCAGGCGGCTCTTCTTTGTTTGGAATTCTCACAAATAAGAAAAAAGTCCAACAAGAGTCAAACCAAGCAACCGAAAATCCTTGGGAATTTTGTTCCTGGGTTCGCCCAATGCAGACCTCGGGCCAGCAAGGACCTCACCAGGGCAGTGTAGGATCCTCTGGGCATGCAGAGGCACaactgctggagaagctagCAACGCTTCGCCGGCGAGGCGGTGCATGGGCAACAAGACGAAAGGTTTCGGAGCTTGCCCGTAACCTTGAAAAACGAGCAGACCGCGCGGTAGCGAACATTGCTGTATCGAATCGCGTTCCCGTTGCGCAACGGACTGCGACAAGAGTACTGAGACTGAAAGCGTCCGCTAGCAGAGAACGGCCTCGTGGGGTGCAAATCAACGGCACTGCATACTCGGGGTATCAGTTCGATGGTCATCAGAGTCCTCAGGTTAGACCTCCCGTGCGGACAAGCACAGGAAGTTCAGGGGACTGGGATAGCTTGTACGAAGAGTGTCTCGAGCGGTGCTCGATTCCTGAGTAA